The following proteins are co-located in the Haloplanus sp. HW8-1 genome:
- a CDS encoding double zinc ribbon domain-containing protein, whose amino-acid sequence MFGSRQETQRMPSTCPNCSGSVPSDGDFCPNCGESLSTNCPNCRESLPIDAQFCANCGQDLTSTGGQQGSGSGAGDGSWRLAGDEFAKRVDGEALDGDGLLATLSRRKDVEIEAGNRALLLRNGKLVETLDAGKHKLDSLGKQIRELRSSHNLTVVLVQEGRTTVARSFDDVRTASDYLVDVTVELDVAMHDPETFFRSMMADRDVLTTGTFNELLGRAIRNALETTISEYDHQDLYGSREVKRRVAREIEQQCRSVLESNGLELVELISFDYDDDREEIRQGRKEVDIREDKEDIRDRESQLDRRSTERKTEDKVHGEKQRVRRESAEMSADHTLEEQELEQRQDLKDKRRRHGHKAEREDVEHEEDVKTTRTESEVEREDIYHEQEMKEREQEHEQDVSEIEDLMDLKRKKDEQKLDKKERKQEMEMEKESHEVDVEKERLEARDDVDAQTLASLDDTDEEMADIAKMDKAENLDADQLDSLGAQKSDELAKARQEANKAEKERERVEDQKEFREEMKDMMEGSMDRMERTTDKAMDSMGDTAEAAAEDTSDNVIVGGDGGGSSGGDTTIVQGGPGGDGGSQGDPQGGPQGGSQGGGGGDDPEKIIVCPNCGSEEPYSNAFCMDCGQEFP is encoded by the coding sequence ATGTTCGGGAGCCGACAGGAGACACAACGAATGCCTTCGACATGCCCGAACTGTAGTGGAAGTGTGCCGTCCGACGGCGACTTCTGTCCGAACTGTGGGGAGTCGCTGTCGACGAACTGTCCCAACTGTCGTGAATCGTTGCCGATCGACGCCCAGTTCTGTGCCAACTGTGGCCAGGACCTCACCAGTACCGGCGGCCAGCAGGGGTCGGGCTCCGGCGCCGGGGACGGAAGTTGGCGTCTGGCCGGCGACGAGTTCGCCAAACGCGTCGACGGCGAGGCGCTCGACGGCGACGGCTTGCTCGCCACGCTCAGCCGGCGGAAGGACGTGGAGATCGAGGCGGGCAACCGGGCGCTGTTGCTCCGCAACGGGAAACTCGTCGAGACGCTCGATGCCGGCAAACACAAACTCGACAGCCTCGGGAAACAGATCCGGGAGCTCCGATCCAGTCACAACCTCACCGTCGTGCTGGTTCAGGAGGGTCGCACCACGGTCGCCCGGTCGTTCGACGACGTGCGGACGGCGAGCGACTATCTCGTCGACGTCACCGTCGAACTCGACGTGGCGATGCACGACCCCGAAACGTTCTTCCGGTCGATGATGGCCGACCGCGACGTACTGACCACCGGCACGTTCAACGAGTTGCTCGGGCGTGCGATCCGGAACGCCCTCGAGACGACCATCTCCGAGTACGACCACCAAGACCTCTACGGGAGTCGGGAGGTCAAGCGTCGGGTCGCTCGGGAGATCGAACAGCAGTGTCGGTCGGTCCTCGAGAGCAACGGACTCGAACTCGTCGAACTGATCTCCTTCGACTACGACGACGACCGTGAGGAGATCCGCCAGGGTCGCAAGGAGGTCGACATCCGCGAGGACAAAGAGGATATCAGGGACCGCGAGAGCCAACTGGATCGTCGGAGCACGGAGCGAAAGACCGAAGACAAGGTCCACGGGGAGAAACAGCGCGTCCGCCGGGAGTCGGCGGAGATGAGCGCCGACCACACCTTAGAGGAGCAGGAACTCGAACAGCGACAGGACCTCAAGGACAAGCGCCGCCGCCACGGCCACAAGGCCGAACGGGAGGACGTCGAACACGAGGAGGACGTCAAGACCACCCGAACCGAATCCGAGGTCGAGCGCGAGGACATCTACCACGAGCAGGAGATGAAAGAGCGGGAGCAGGAGCACGAGCAGGACGTCTCCGAGATCGAGGATCTGATGGATCTCAAGCGGAAGAAAGACGAGCAGAAGCTCGACAAGAAGGAGCGCAAACAGGAGATGGAGATGGAGAAGGAGAGCCACGAGGTCGACGTCGAGAAGGAACGCCTCGAGGCTCGCGACGACGTGGACGCCCAGACGCTCGCCAGCCTGGACGACACGGACGAGGAGATGGCCGACATCGCGAAGATGGACAAGGCGGAGAACCTGGACGCCGACCAGCTCGACTCGCTCGGGGCTCAGAAGAGCGACGAACTGGCGAAGGCCCGACAGGAGGCCAACAAGGCCGAGAAGGAACGCGAGCGGGTCGAGGATCAAAAGGAGTTCCGCGAGGAGATGAAAGACATGATGGAGGGGTCGATGGACCGCATGGAGCGGACCACCGACAAGGCGATGGACAGCATGGGCGACACGGCGGAGGCGGCGGCCGAGGACACCTCCGACAACGTCATCGTCGGCGGCGATGGCGGCGGCTCGTCGGGCGGCGACACCACCATCGTACAGGGCGGACCCGGCGGCGACGGCGGCTCACAGGGCGACCCACAGGGTGGGCCCCAAGGCGGCTCACAGGGCGGGGGTGGGGGCGACGACCCCGAGAAGATCATCGTCTGTCCGAACTGTGGCTCGGAGGAGCCCTACTCCAACGCCTTCTGTATGGACTGCGGCCAAGAGTTCCCCTGA